One Vicia villosa cultivar HV-30 ecotype Madison, WI linkage group LG5, Vvil1.0, whole genome shotgun sequence genomic window, GCGAACTTAGACTTAAACTTTGTGATATTGTGACTACTTTGACTCTAAACCTCTGGGGGTGACTCGTGACCACCAGATGGTGTCGACTCAAAGGTGGTTTTCTGATGACTACAACCAGTTTCAGTTTACTTATATGAAACAATAATTAAAAGGCAAAACACATATTGGTTGAAATGCACAATGTAGATGATAGTTTCGAAGCATGTGATTAAACAGTAAAAGGATTGCATTGAAATTAAATATGGTGATTCACATACATCAGAACTCTTAGCAACTCTTGTTTCCTGAAGGGCGGAAATTGGACAGAGTGTAAGCAAGTAGTTTGATTGTAATAGTGAACACACTTTtctacattattttagcctatttATAGGCTTTACATGAAGTAACCACCTAGTACAATCTACGGCTAAGATTCAAATAATCAGCAACAGCCTCACAGGATCTTTCTTTGTGTTTTGGCGCCTTTGGCACATGATTTTGGTCTTGTAACCGTTTCCTTGATATTTCaaactttgaattttgaaatCTCGCGCTTCATCTGTTCTTGTTAACCGTCTTCTGTCGACACTGCGTCCCACCATCGAACACTTCATATATAAAAACTGCTAAGTGTGGAACCTCCAGGTTCGACTTCTGCTCTTGCTTCAACTCCTAACCATCTCGACATCATCTACTGTCGATTTTGGCTTTGTTTTACTTTTGTGCAGGTTTCCTGTTTGAATGTGGGAGTCCTATGATGAGGGCACGTGTCTTGTTTTGCCTCTAAGAATTTTCTTAGGGTAACAAAATGCCCCCTCATAGATGTCACTTCGACCTACAGACGATGAGTGCAGGTGGCATCTATGAAAAACTTGAATTCGACCCAACATTTCCATTCCCCTCGTTTCAACTTAAACGTTTGTGCTCACCTACTGGAGTAGGTTAACTGTAACGTCTTGTCCGCTGACGTCATGTCGTCCTTGTTTTACCCCTTGTTGTCTGCCTCGAGACGTGGTTTCAATCAATGCGACGTGATGGCGCTCTTTTCGTGGCAACAGTGGGCTCCACGCGTGCAGGAACTTAAACCCACGTACCCCCTTTTTTGCCACGTCCCTTTAGTTACATTTTGCCATTGGCTATAAATAGTTCTTCCTTagcaaaatattttttctttaccGTCTCCATTGTTTCTCTCTCAGTTCCTCGCATTTTCtgcttttttttcaaactttttcttcttcCAAAGGCTTTTGTGCAACAATGGCGGCTTCTACTTCACACACATCTCCACCCATGTCTTATGAACTTCGCCTCGTCGATGGCAAGCCTTACGTTCCCGAGCCTCCATTTACAGATGAAAAAGCCAAAATCTGGAAATCTTGGGTACTTATTCCTTTTCATCTTGAAGGTGCCCCTTTATCCTTCCTAGGTCCCTTACCCGTCGATGCTCCTTCTGAAATCTATACCACTGATGGAGGTGCTTTCTTCCCCACTAGCAAAGAAACCACACCTTTAATAACCACTCCAAGACCTCTCTCTGCGCTTTTATGACAGGAACTTTCGAACGGCTCCCCACTGAAATGCCCTAAATTTGCTGCCTGGATGGCACGCTTGAAACCTAGCAAGGGCACACTGTGGGAAGATTTGGATATCGACACCCTCCTTAACATGTCGCAAAAAGGCATCCCTTATTCCCACAGCATGCTGACATCTGCACTCTTCTTCTGGGAGGGTTCGACGAACACCTTCCATACAGGCTGTGGCATGATCACCCCCACTCTTTTGGTTGTTGCTGCCATTACAGGTTTAAAATCGGCCGGCCCTACGTTTAATCATGTTGACGTCGAAGTGATACCTCTAAAATTCGACGTTGGCGAAACAAAGAATCCAACCTTCAACAACTTTCTTACCCACCATCACAAAGACATTCCCGACATTAGTGATGAGAAGCATGTCGCCTTCCTGACATATTGGTTGtcgagatgcgttttttgttcGAGGTCCATGCAGGTGGCGAAGAAATTTGTCTATCTCGCCAGTCATTTACACAATGGTGAGGGCGTCGCTTTAGGACAACTGATATTGGCCAACCTGTACGTGTCTCTGACGAAAGTGGCCTGACAAATCAAACGCTACAATCCTAACACCACAAAAAAGAAGAACGTCCTGGTGCATGGACCCTTCTTGCTACTGCAACTGTGGCTAAATGCCACTTTCACTGAAGAGCTCAAACCCTTCAGGAATCTGAAGATAACTTGTCTTGCAGACCGAATCTGCAATGTTTGGGAGCGTTTGTCAATGTTGACTCCTGTCGACAAGGGTGCTCCCAACTTTGCCCTTTTTAAATTGATGTTCGACCTGATGCTTAAAAGGTTCGATTTTCAACCATCCATGGCTCCTTTCGTTGATGGCAAGTCTGGTCCTAAATGGATGGCCAATATCTTTCCGCCAGTGAGGGAAGAACACAAAAAACTTTCTGTCAACACTTGGCGTCGATTTCTGGTCCCCAACTTTCTATAATACTCCATTGCAAGCACAAGCCCAAGTTTGACAGCTTATCAGCCTAATGTGGTATCTCGACAATTTGGCCTTTGTCAGTTGGTCCCAAAATCTCTGTACACCTCTCATGAATTATTCACTACGCCGTAcaagggctttcacagcgctttttttggcctttaacagcgctttaaagcgctgccaaagccagcgctggcgtaggctacgaaagcgcttttaaaagcgctctggtagaccccccctttaagagcgctttcctggaaaaagcgctctggtaggaccccctataagagcgctttcctggaaaaagcgctctggtagaccccccctttaagagcgcttcttagtaaaagcgctggcaaagaccagtaaaaaagcaaaaaaaattaaaaaattacgcagcatacaaaagcgcttttggaaaagcgctctggtaggcccccctatgagagcgctttttccagacaaagcgctctcataggggggcctaccagagcgcttttcccaaagcgcttttgtatgctgcgtaattttttagttttttttgcttttttactggtctttgccagcgcttttactaagaagcgctctagtatgtggacctttaagagcgctttttagaagcgctgtagttgctaaatgaggtatttttatgtgcagcctataatttaatcctcccagtcgacctgtaatgttttcgacctgtaatattttcgacctgtaatatattttcgacctgtaatatattttcgactatattatttcagccatcagtaagacaatatatatactaatatataccattataatatccaaaattatatatatacatcattacaaaattatatatatacatcattacaaaatcaacaatattatagttcaaatctgcatgaaaaattgcttaatataaaattgacacaattcctctttgatttcttctaactttagcttcgagtacccagcagcacggaattcgtcaaggtactataaaacaaaaacataatatgaataatatatttaggtaaatgtaataaattatatgaaattatcttaagttataactttataccgtgggaggaatctctaattgattcgcctgaatgatttctttcataaacctcaatacaaagtatccgcagtctgaactgttacgctgtatcggacactacatagaaaaacaaataagattctatataagttgtcttgttttaccaagtagcataaatattataagcaaatttgtgaaaagtaatgtacctgcacttcgatccaggtgatgttgtttgatttagtccgggatacctgtgcgtcccgttgactacggaatacttgtattgatctaattaacaaatatataaaagcatatgtttagatcaatcccacaaataagtaaatatataaatatacacgaatatatatttagaacgatcccacttacaaatcaacgatttccttcatggccggataattggtccattcaccctttaccgaattcagataatacacgacttcccttatcgggttgatagcaagcagcaaccagtgtgctctataaattaaaacaataggttatatgaaaatattgctatacactaaagaaacagagattagatgaataaagaatgagaaactaaccctactggtcgggtattatacgcccaaagatgcagacattctgtattgccggtggacatgaatctatcgactaagcgctgtctaacagattccggatccgaaacaatttccattccgctgcaatgggcggaagacacgaaccggaatctgttagacaatgcagtcccgcgcaacactctgtcatacaacaaccttaaataaaaacataataaacattagattctttttattgaaaagtgtaaataaattatattgtgggactaattaaataatatatcggatgagtgaatattaccgaatgtatgattgcatattactgacgcctagttgatcctggtcaaaaatctcttgcaagtcgtcaattgtaatatgtgacttgaactcaataccgaagacactttcatccatatcgatttcccgtaaagcaccatccttcatatcggacatatcaaccattgttgcgagtgtcgcccggtatcgaggcacaaaagcaccgccttttcttgccgcttgcttcggaggaccactgggtggtacgctacgaacctgctgcgtcacttgttgtgactcccgagcggatgcctaaaaatcatataagttaggtaaaatataaaatcatgcatattttgattcagattatatattaacactttaaatgtacctcttttagcgatgcaacagactcctcctcctgtaaaatccctttacccttaattgcgggttttataggagcagtctaaaaataaaatgtaaaacataattaataaacggtttagaattgacattcgaaaactaaatgattcataatcgttttcaatttacctcatcactaatggtaatgagctccgagggccatgcaacaaacgatcctattgcatctcgcagcaatgtcgtctctgagaccatgtcaggtaccggtagaatcgcatcacgatctaatacaacatccaccgatactttcaggtgtccatccgggagcggtctgtggtgaagtaaatctcccgaagtgttgtgcacttttcccttgccaactagtcgataattcggttccgataagtatagttggcaagatgaaatgccctaaaccaaaagtaaatataaagtcattatcattaataaaatagaacagtttgtaaggaaaaaaacttataattacctcgggaaatttcttttgatagttgatactagccttatcactagtttctctcaccgatgaagtgttgcacttttctctcatatacatatctttgtctctttgcaattcagagacctgtgcttgcaattcctgcaacttttgcaacacttcttcattggtaagatttgatcttctcctagaactcttataaaaagaggttggagtcacaccatgacccttacccctcacccgaccgggatactcgggagcatctagtactctactaagtacgctctcctcaccggtggatgccgattgcgacaaggtctcctgtaattcatttacatttaaataactattagtggagataaaaagtcatttatatattaaaaaacatttgatttaattaaagacacagtattatacttacacattcagtataaactctctgaacatcgggatcgacagcgtgattcttgcccacacgagcttccttccacaacacatgtacagtgTGATTcttgctcacatctttcaccttttcaaaaatttgatcacctgacaaaaaaggcggggctgtacgatgttcggcctctccattgaatgcttttctccacccacggtagtgatgattagaatttaagaatctacgatggccgagaaagacattcttctgacaaagcgccaatcgtgtcgtatcggtttcatcttcacaaacaggacacgccttttgacccttgttgctgtacccggatagatttccgtatgctggaaaatcattaattgttccaaacaacatcgccctcaagttgaaactttctttcctatacccatcgtaaacctccacacctctctcccacaaaaactttaaatcttcgattaagggtgccaagtatacgtctatgtcattccctggttgtttaggcccagaaattagcatagataacatcatgtacttacgcttcatacatagccacggaggtaagttataaatcataagaatcacaggccatgtgctatgcgagatactttgaataccatgcgggttcattccatcagtagacaatgacaaccgaaggtttcttgcttcttttccaaattcaggatattcagtatcaactttactccattgtggtgagtctgccggatgtcgcaactttccatcaataattctttcatctgcatgccaagtcaagtgtcttgaatcggtctcactacgatacatgcgtctaaatctcggaattataggaaaataccataagactttagcaggagacaactttttcttatatcgaggggcaccacatttaggacactcattcaacgctgcatactcgtttcgaaacaaaacgcaatcgtttggacatgcgtgtatcttatcatagctcattccaatagaagacaacatctttttggcttcatacgttcgattgggaagaacattatcctctggtagcatatctttcataagggctaataactctgtgaaacttttatccgaccatccattgtccgcctttaagttgtacaactttaacaccgcagacaatcttgtgaattttgaacaaccatcatacaacggtttctctgcatcgcttaccaacctctcaaacattttgggacaatccgctagatcttcttccagcgcttctgcaatctcttcgacacgatcacaatcgtatgtgtctgtgcaatcgtcgtttgaagcatacttcctattacacctcgacccagcattcccggtacttttctcaccatgcattgtccaacatgtataacttctatcaattccaaaccgtagtaaatgagatcccaactgattcccgttaaccttacccccggcataacagcaacccaagcaaggacacggcattcgaagcgggtctttggagttcgcaaccgcaaactcaacaaattcccatacccctttctcgtactctttcgacaatcggtttgaattcatccatgtcttatccatgtcttaattaagctaaacaacaacggtcaaacttccactcttcacaagtaacccctatggcgaattcaattcacaaagttagtaagtacctcctatattaactctctaaacacataaaactaatgtgtttctgtcaaaacgcaaagtataaacggaatgaatccgaagcaataaaacgtaacatatataatcacacaatttcagacaaattcatcataataccagtaatttgagaaagaaatttacctcggatgttaccgaactcaagaaaacgccaaacgtcgaactaggctgggaaacgatcaaactttcactatacacaagttacccctatagcaaattcacaaagttagtaaccaccaagacaaaatcgattgaacaaaggaaatcaacaatagtttgatgtgtgtacatactcctaaatatgtagtaccagagtcaatgatacgagctccaaagagatccaaagttatcaatccagtcagacctatacaagaaattcaattcaatgtatgattataataagaatgggtgaatagctcatgatgcagttaaataaaagtatataatatatattttatcaaattccaAAATCTATATAGCTATGTATGTACTAGCTagggttattgttgttgttattatatataaataaaagtatataatatataatatatattatatattatatagtttatatatatgcATAATACTGTTTGGTGCAGTATTGTCCATCTCAAACTTCCAGATATGTATTCATCAAATAGTTCGTAGTAACAGTTAGAAACTGCGCTATTTCTTAGAAACTTCGTAGTAACTACCTTTTCACTAAATTAAGAAATATTGTAGGATAACTTCATGTGAATTCTAATGAATGAAAAACTGTCTGTAATGTGAGTTTTATGGCATATGGAGGGAATGGTATGATTTTAGTGCTGGTCTCTGTTTCATGAGatgtttcatttttaattatgttcatactgatactattatatattcatttttatatcatttaatttatattcaGTTTTATGCCCAAATATATGATGGGCATCGGTTATGCCACTAGCTAGTTATATAACTTTACACGTATGTATATACCGACATGCCTCAAAATCCACTACATATATCATCATTGGTAGAGAAATATTGCACCTCCTCCACTATCTTATACAACAGTCAAGAAACTttactcacaatttcaattctactaagataacaagagactcacaatttcaattgtactaagataagaagaggctaaggacataaatggagaccacaaattaagaataagagcctctctatggaacagaactcaaaagataagaagaggttaaatttatattttgtgaaaacCATACAAGCAGACCCCAAACAATCCAACAGCCACCATTTCACAGTTCAACAGAACTCAAAACCCTATCACTTAGAAGTTTCTGGAACAAACCCTATCACCTAAAATCACACGTTTCTGGAACTAGGCAATTGCTAACAgaaatattatgtatatatatatatatatatcaaaggccttaagaaaagagcattccatcaaattcagaatcacaaggatacattgatacatctagggttttgttaaaagctatgagaagtgtgatacctgggtggcgcaaagcaagttgctaccagaggagaagagacggagacgaaacgatggtggtggacagaggagaagaagttcgcgcgatggtggtggacggaggaccgataaggttgacggaggaccgataaggttgacggaggaccgacgacggtgaggggtggggtttctggttcgcgtgcagagagaaaaagaaagagagaaagtgagaaacagtagaagcgtgtttttggttttaattttagtaataaggctactaaagcgcttctggaaagcgctctcatagcctgggctataccagcgcttttgacaaaaagcgctctcattaaacacccctaccagagcgcttttgaaaagcgctttcgttccccccacgttccccccacctaccagagcgcttttgtaaagcgctttcgtacccccccccccctaccagagcgcttttgaaaagcgctctcataaccccccccctaccagagcgcttcttaaaagcgctttcatacccccccactattagagcgcttttttagcgtgttttttaattttgtctttagcgaagcctatgccagcgcttttcctaaaagcgctttcgtaggggtgctgctaaaagccaaatttggcgtagtgattgCTGGACGTTCTTAACGACGAAGCATGGGAACATGTTAAAGAAGATTATGACAACATATGGAAGAAACGGCCATCTCTTGTCTTCACAAATTTTAAACCCTCATTCTACTGTACTTATGAGTTCGACACCTGGTGGCGAACTTATTTTGTTACTTTTATTGGCGACCCTAACAAGAAGGTTTCAGAACTGACTCCTGCTATTGCTAATTTGCAGGGCAAACCCACTCAATGTAAGGTTACCAATATCAAACAAATTCAAGCTTTCTATAAGTACTTTGGGGTGGTATATTTGCCCACTGAACTTCATCGAACTATCGCCCAAGCG contains:
- the LOC131606792 gene encoding uncharacterized protein LOC131606792; this encodes MKEIVDLSIQVFRSQRDAQVSRTKSNNITWIEVQCPIQRNSSDCGYFVLRFMKEIIQANQLEIPPTYLDEFRAAGYSKLKLEEIKEELCQFYIKQFFMQI